The Electrophorus electricus isolate fEleEle1 chromosome 15, fEleEle1.pri, whole genome shotgun sequence genome segment ACCCTTACATATGTTCTAACAGAACCCTTACATATGTTCTAACAGAACCCTTACATATGTTCTAACAAAGAACCCTTACATATGTTCTTTACAAAGAACCCTTACATATGTTCTAACAGAACCCTTACATATGTTCTAACAAAGAACATATGTTCTTTACAAAGAACCCTTACATATGTTCTAACAAAGAACATATGTTCTTTACATAGAACCCTTACATATGTTCTAACAAAGAACCCTTACATATGTTCAAACATCTTTTTTAGCACTACTCCGAAttcatgtcattttaataaGCATAAGATCCACAGCCCCACAGATCCACAGCTCTCATGTAATTAGGCTAACATTCTTACACTAACATTTCCAGTTATACTATTACAGTGTTATATGAATTGTGATCTGCATATCCTTTAAAGGGATTTTGATATTGGTCTgcatttaagtgtgtgtgtgcgtgtgtgtgtgtgtgtgtgtgtgcgcgtgcatgtgtgtgcatgtgcgtgtgtgtgtgcgtgtgtgtgtgtgtgtgtgtgcatgtgcgtgtgtgtgtgcgtgtgtgtgtgtgtgtgtgagtgtgtgtgtgtgcgtgtgcgtgtgcgtgtgtgtgcgtgtgtgtgtgtgtgagtgtgtgtgtgtgtgtgtgtgtgtgtgtgtgtgtgtgtgtgtgtgcgtgtgtgtgtgtgtgtgtgcgtatatttCCAGAACgtgtgaaagaaagaatacAGATATGTAGCCTGATTATAGAAGTGGGGAGTATCTATGCATCTTGTATTTGGCTGTTCTGTTGATATCAATTTGTTGGGGAGGACACTGATGTAGGAATATAATGAGAGCTGTCCAGCTTGAGTTGAAttcagtggttttgtttttgatttagGCATAAAGCCGCTGTAATGTGAGCAAAGGGGGTTGTGAGGTGGGAGGGAGTATAAGACAAGCCGTTTAGGTCAGAATTCATACTGGAGTTGACTTGAATTTCACTCActatcaaactcacacacatgcaccattatacctctctcacacactatcattctctctcaaataaaattatttgtagAGAGATACAAACACAGTTCATGTACACAAAACGAATGAATGCAACGGATTAGTTTTCCCTGACTTTTTTAATGGGATCTACATAGTCTACATAATCAGCTTCCTGGTTTCTCTTCCTGTTCAGGTGAGAAGGGCGTGCCTGGTCCTCCTGGGCCATCAAGCACTGGGAGCAAAGGACGGCCCGGACCCCCAGGACCACCTGGGATGCCAGGGTTAAAGGTAAACATGATGACATCATATGAAACAATCACGGAATACATTAAACAAGGCATTATGAAGATGTCTTATAAAGCTGTAGATTAAATGACACAAAAgtgaaaataacaacaaaatgacTCCATATgctattacaaataaaatgcaaaaaagtaAAGCTCATTAACACTCAAACAAAGGAAATCTAATTGGGACATCGTATTAGGAGGCCACATGTAAATTCTTTTCAGTTAGAGATTCTGGAACCCTGCCCAAACAACTCAGATATATGTGAGGGATCAATTTAATAAATCTACACTATATGAAAAGATTGGATTCCACCCAGGCCAGAAATCTAGAATGAGTTCATATTGTCAGCCTTGCATATTTTGAAAGAAGAATGAGTAATAGACATTTGGTGCCTTATAATCATACATGTTTTCAGGCCCAGCATTCTGTGTTTACCGAAGTATTCAGAACCTGACCTCAGTTTCTATGTCTTATAGAAGTACAGAGACTCAGAGGCCTGACCCTAGATCATTATTCTTGCTCTGAGATGATTATACTTTATCTTTAtaatctctctccctgttgTCATTAGGGTGCAATGGATTTTGGCTCTCCAGGGGAGGCTGGTAGACCAGGGTCCTCAGGGGATGATGGGGCACTTGGTCCTGCTGGAGACTCAGGTGGCCCTGGAGCCAAAGGATCATGTGGGCAACCAGGGAGAGCTGGAGACCCAGGCAGTAAAGGTGTGAGAATTCACagcacgttctctctctctctctctctctctctctctctctctctctctcacacacacacacacacacacacacacacactcacttgctCACGTATCGGTTCAGGTACCAGAGGATATGATGGTGCTCCAGGGTTGATGGGCCCTCCTGGAGTCTGTAGTCCTGGATTCCAAGGTAGAAAAGGACCTTCAGGTCTGAGAGGAAACTGTGGAACTAAAGGTAAAAAATCTCACAGGTggaactttcttttttttcttaatactGTATGATGAATACTTCCTTTATTGTTACTAATACTTCTGCAgcataaattaaacatattCTTTTCATGCAGTGTAATGCCCTATGGCATACAACTACCAATAAATAACTAATATGCCAAAGTGGTATAGAATATTTAATAAGCACATATAACACAGTAATAACTTGCAGGGCTCTCTGGGCAGAGAGGTGTGCAGGGGGACCCAGGACTGTCTGGTCAGGGCCTGCCTGGTTCAGAAGGCCCATGTGGGGAGCCTGGATGTAAAGGAGAACCGGGACGGTTTGGACCGTGTGGTCTGAAGGGGATGAGGGGAAGGGACGGCATACCTGGAATCCCAGGTGTTCctcctgctgacacacacacacacaaacacacacacacacacacacacagacacacagacactcactcacacacaaacacacacacttacacacactcactcacacacacacacacacacacacacacacaatcacacacactcactcacacacacacacacacacacacacacacacacacacacacacacacaaacacacacacacacacacacacacagacacacacagacactcactcacacacaaacacacacacttactcacacacactcactcacacacacacacacacacacaatcacacacactcactcacacacacacacacacacacacacacacacacacacacacaaacacacacacacacagacacacacagacactcactcacacacaaacacacacacttactcacacacactcactcacacacacacacacacacacacacacacacaatcacacacactcactcacacacacacacacacacagacacacagacactcactcacacacaaacacacacacttactcacacacactcactcacacacacacacacacacacacacacacacacacaatcacacacactcactcacacacacacacacacacacacacacaaacacacacacacacagacacacacagacactcactcacacacaaacacacacacttactcacacacactcactcacacacacacacacacacacacacacacaatcacacacactcactcacacacacacacacacacacacacacacacaaacacacacacacagacactcactcacacacaaacacacacacttactcacacacactcactcacacacacacacacacacacacacaatcacacacactcactcacacacacacacacacaatcacacacactcacacacacacacacacacacacacacacacacacacactcactcactcacacacgcacacacacacatgctggatATAGACATTGTGGATAGGAGACCTGTTCCACATAGTCGTGGTACCAACATTACTTAAGGCTGTTAGCTCTATAAAGCTTTTCTTTCTGTAGTAAGTTCAGTGTCAAAGTCTCAGATGAACagaacgcgcacacacatgtacaaagaATAGTCCAAAATATGCAGGTGGGTTCTGGTTCTGAGGGCAGTGTTTGTTTCCAGGCCATCGAGGGGATCAGGGACCTCCCGGACGCAGTGGTCCTTCTGGGCCTCCTGGACATCCTGGACTTCCTGGACGGCCTGGACCTAAAGGTGCAGATATGCACACCtatttgtgcatgcacacacacacacacgataaagATGACAGTGATGATGTCTGTTTGCAGGTGTGATGGGTGCTGATGGGGCATCAGGTTACCGAGGTATCCAAGGGGATGTAGGAGCACCTGGTGAACCAGGGCACAAAgggaaaacaatacaaaatcaCTCTCCTGGAGATCCTGGAGTATCTGGAATCTCAGGTAAAGACAATATACAGTAACTGTATTAGTACAATAActaaaataagtaattaaaattCAGATTTTACATTCTCCCTTTAAGTCAGATTTTGCAAGATAACAAAAATGTCCACTATAGCTATGCAGTTGATAACCAGGTATACATAACATTTCTGACTAGCAACTATGGTCCCATAGACTTACTGAGTAAATGCACAGAACATAAAGTTAGAGTGTTCCTTGACTCCAAGGCTCCAAATATCATACCTTACAAATTAACTGAGATCTTAGCTTTTAATGAACTCAGAGGTTATCTTATCAACTGAGAGCTTAGCTTATGCAGACACATTAACGCAATACCTAATACCAGCATTCTACCATCTCAGAAATATAGACAAATAGATGTTTATGCATGCTTATAAATCCATAAATGGCTTAAGAGCTAAAGACCTAAATCTATGACATGCTAAAAGAAGAGTGCAGGGGACCCTGCCCTGGCATCATGGTTCCCAAGGCAACGCCACTATATTTATTTAcctcctggttttgtttccttgttttggttcctttTGGTTTCACCCTCTAGTTAGTATTTCGTTAGACCTCGTAAGTCTTTGTAAATcccgtgtttgtgttctgttgttgtgAAGTCTCGTCAACTCGTCTTATGTTCCTGAGCCATTTGTTATCACGTCTGTTTCATCTGTTATTAGATCTCCACGTTTAACTGGAttaccctctttgcctgtttcctgtctgtttgGTTTGCTTTGCTGAAtgcttttgtgtatttacaACCTTGATTTATGTTCTTTGGATCACTGTGGACTACGTGTGTTCTTTATTAAACTGCATTCACCATATTGCCTGCGACTCCATTTCGGTTTGTGCTTGGAACGTTATAGAATGAAgctctttatttaaaaataaaatcaaaacagccacagaaaaaaaaaaccctacaagAAATACAACCCCTCACCcacaaaaaaacctgaaaataaaaacagaggAAACTAATTCTACATATAGTAGGCCTGTAAGAATCTCAGATGGAGAAATCCATGACATGCGCTGCATAGTCCCTGTTCTGTATAAACTGTGTTCATGTTGATGAAACAGTAAGATGTCCCCACCTATTTTCAAGCAGTTCACAGTTTTGACATGGTAGAGCACCACTAAAACGAATGCTGTATGTAGCCTATGACCTTCTATTTGGTGTCTTTGGCATCGTGTAGGTGGTACTGGGCCTACCGGGTCCAAAGGGGATGTTGGAGACCCAGGTCCCGTTGGCAACAGTGGGAAAAATGGAGTTCCAGGTCTGCCTGGGCCACAGGGTAAAAATCTCCAGTACAGTTTAAAACCAGAACTGTAGCAAACTCTGTAAAACAACTAAATGTCTCATTATCTTCGGTTACACCTTTTCCTGCTTCACCATCTCACAATGCTCTCATTGTTTTCCTGCTTCACCATCTCACAATGCTCTCATTGTTTTCCTGCTTCACCATCTCACAATGCTCTCATTGTTTTCCTGCTTCACCATCTCACAATGCTCTCATTGTTTTCCTGCTTCACCATCTCACAATGCTCTCATTGTTTTCCTGCTTCACCATCTCACAATGCTCTCATTGTTTTCCTTCTTCACCATCTCACAATGCTCTCATTGTTTTCCTGCTTCACCATCTCACAATGCTCTCATTGTTTTCCTGCTTCACCATCTCACAATGCTCTCATTgttttctcactccctcttcctctcttttccttACAGTTTACCTCTTATTCTTGTTCCCATGTTTTTTTCAcctgttttctctctatttATTCCTCCCCCATTCTTTCTCAAATCATCTTCCGTTATTTATCTTGCACTCTTTCGTGCTCatagtttctctttttcttacatgttttctctcttctgtctctttcttcacTCTGTCCCCCACAGGTCCTGATGGAGACCCAGGGGGCGATGGGGTCCCGGGTGACCCTGGTTTCCCTGGCCTAGTAGGGGATCCTGGACATACGGGGTTGCCAGGTAATATTTGCAGATGCATAGGCAATGGTTTCCCTAGAGCTCGCTATGTTTGCCTGCTCTCCATCTGCATGGCCTTGCATAGATCCTGATGGGGTCACTTGTTCTTGAAATTCAGTGTCTCTCCTTCACTTCTGTGCCAGGTATCAAAGGTCACAAGGGTTTGCCTGGTGTCAAAGGACCACGTGGACCCCCTGGATATCCAGGTCCAAAGGGACTCAAAGGGATGAAAGGTGAACCCAGCAGCCCTGGGCCAGGAAGCACAGGATATGCTGGAGAGAAGGTGCCCTTTACAATGACCAGTGCACATCTCATGAGAAAATAAGATCTCATTATTAGAAATAACAAACTCATTCTTATTAATTGGTCCGACTAAACTGCCATCACAGGTAgcatttgtaattatttgttaGATATTTAGCTGTTAGTTTTTCATGATGATTCCACTACAGTagttctttcttcctctctctgtctgtccttctcagGGTGAGCAAGGTTCACAAGGAAGTACAGGccaaaagggagagaaagggtcGTGTGGCCCTCCTGGGGGTCTGGGCCCAGATGGGTCCAGCGGAGCACGAGGAGGTAAAGGGCCACCAGGAACGCCAGGTACTTTTCTTTCCTCTGTGGTCCAAGGCTCCTCCCTTTTTCCCTTTGCCCAGATCACTGTCTCTGACCTAATGGATAACATTGTTACCCACTGAAGTCATTCTCAAGCATCACAGGGAGTCAGAGTTTCCTGTTCATTCAAtccactctctttctcaaacatagaaatatatatatatatatatagtgtaaaaAGAGGTCCCTTgatctttctctttttactttctttttcctgttctttctttctctctctctctctctctctctctctctctctcccaggacaCCAAGGACTACCTGGCGATAAAGGCTATGATGGACCACCAGGCCCCCCAGGGTTTCCAGGCCTGAAGGGCCCACCAGGTACCCCATtcagtaaacatgttttattgtcattttgtgcatgtgttttctcaAATGATGAGTATGAAAGTTGAGGTTCATCCATTGGAAGGGCACCAGCAATTCCAGAAAGCATTCTCCTATCTGTGTCTGGTTTCACTGGGTCTCAGGCTCCCCAGGGCCAGCAGGTGTACCTGGGCCTCCAGGATATAAAGGAAACCAGGGCCGAGACGGTATTCCTGGACCACCCGGGGGCCAAGGAGAGGCAGGGGGTAAAGGACTACTTGCACACAAACCTGTTCCTTCAGGTTTTTTTCATGCCAGCATGGCGAGTGTATCCACAGTGTCAGGgctgcacacagacatgtacacagacagcagggtgtTCAGACAGCAGGGTGTACGTGAACACAGGTGTCTGTCACAGATgaagtgcacatgcacacttctgcacacacatgcttacacacacgaacaaacaTCGACTTTTGAATGATATTGAATTATGTTTTGCCATTTAAAGCTCCTGGATATGGATCTTTTGGGCCAAATGGAGAGAAAGGTGCAAAAGGTGATTGTTTTGTTACTAATCATCCTTACTAACTggcattaattgctttttaacATCAGTTATTATTTTGCTATAAATAAAGCTATAGTTGCTTACTTGATTAACGTAATGCATGAAGTGGGTAAATCTTATGGCTCTTATGAATATAAAGTACTGGTGGTGTATTGGGTCAGTGCAGCTCCTACCCCTGACCTGCGCTGTTGCACACTGAAGGCTGGTTACAATATTTCACATAAATCCAGAGAGTAGCTGCAGTGTACTACTTTGTAGTAAACAAAGTTTGTGATATAGACATAATTGTatagaaaattaaaattaaactaaaattaaaaaatgacagAAGCATGTTCACTTGTTTAATTTCTGTCTCTTTTGAATGGTCTGTCTGGCATGGTCAGGCCCTGTAGGGGAGCCAGGGTATGATGGCGACATAGGACCACCGGCTGAATGTGGCCCTGCGGGGGACAGAGGGCCCACAGGTCCGCAAGGACCCCCAGGATTGCCTGGGAAGCCCGGCTTAAATGGACGATGTGTGGAAGGGCCCAAGGGACACCAAGGTGGCATTGCACCACCAGGTGAACCAGGTGAGCTGGTCATTATTACTGTGCTACAAACAGAAGGTTGATGGTTTATTTAAGAAAAGTTGCCTTCTTTTCAGTTGGCCACCACTTCACCATgtaacactgaaacacaaacactcgtAAAATGATTACAAGAGTGAAATACATCCATGTGGTATTTTAGGGCAATTAAGATGTGTgtcatatgcatgtgtatgtgtgtgccatgAAGGTTGCCCAGGGCAACGTGGTCCTCCCGGGCCCTGTAGCCCAGGGTGGAAAGGTGATAAGGGCCACAATGGGGCAGTAGGCCAAGATGGACCTCCTGGTGTCAGAGGAGATATTGGCCTATTGGGGGTATCAGTGAGTACCTAAAAGAAAATCCTCACactttgtttttccactgttcATAATCACTCCAACTATGACAAGTATTTCAATTTTATAACTTAACACTAGTTATCATATTTACTGTCATATGGCAAAAAGATGCATCAATTTATTAACTATAGTTTAACAGTTCAAGGCATGTTCCCCAAAAGTAGCAGACaagacatttattcacacacaataagtacatttcatcATCGTGGATCTTTTTCATGATTAAAATTAACAGAGGGATGTGTGTACAGGGGCGAAGCACCCCTGGTGGACACTCTAGGAGGGTAGGACCACCTAGACGGACCTGACTGTAGATGAGAAGGAGCAAGGAAGGAGAATGGAGAAAGAGGCAGTACTGAAAAAGAAACCAGGCCTCAGGCACAGGGTTTTAGCTGAAGGAGTGGAGAACTAAGAGCACACAGCTGAAATTGAGGGGAACTTGGGAGTGACCAACTTAGGAAGCGTGGACAGTGCTTAGTGGAGGCATAGTGGAGGATGGATTTACAGGTGAGCAAGCCACttataactaaaaaaaaaaaattggaacaAAGCCTCACTAGACTTGTCTGGTGCAGTGAGTGAACCAGGGTCTGCCCAAGTTAGGGACCCAGACTCTATCCATGACTCTATAGGTGAAAGAAAGGGGACAAGACCCCTTAAGAAACAACTTGAGCTAAACACAAAGGAAGCCTGTCCCTCATAGAACAGGTGAGAAAGACAAGCAGAGAATCTCATACTTTAGAGGCCCAATCACCAACGAGCATAGGGTACATGTTGCACACACCAAGGCTTCACACAGAGTGGCCTTTGTGAAGCTGTTATATACGGTGGGTCCACGTGAGGCAGCTCAAGCTAACGAGCAGCGATTCGAGCCCAGCTCGTAggctccctctggtggcagcGCGCTGGTGTTTCCACCCATTACAGCGGTTACAATAGTATGTTAGGCTACATAATAGAATatcctgatttaaaaaaaaaaattgaaatattagaaGAATGGCTCTGTAGCACAAATCTAAAAAACACTTGCTGAATTTACAGGGTTATAAAGGGAGTAAAGGACTTGGTAACAAAGGAGACAGAGGGCTAAAGGGTGAAGTTGGACTTCGCGGTAAGATGCCAAAACAATGAGTTGCTATTACACAGTAGCAAACACAACGTTGTTTCAATGTGATTAAAATATCTGTCACTTAAGAGACGTTTCTGGCTGCTAATCAAGGATAGATGTAAGAATGTATATAATTAGATATTTTCAGATAATTAGATAATATGCTTACATTATTTCCACCATACTGAGCATACCTGTTACCTAGGTAACTAGTTACCCTTGGCTAAATAGCTAACATTAGAGCTAGGTAATTTTGTAGCATTACTAGCTATCTACTTAGTAACATTAACTACACCGTTGTTGTCATTTAGCATGGCTTTGGTATCTCCCCATCAATGTAAATAACATAACAACAGtgtagctaatgttagctataTTGCCAAGGGTAAATACTGTAGTAGTAGAATTAAATGTTATGAAGATCTGTAAAACTTGTTCCATACTTTAGGATGAAAACAGTTATGCGTCTAATGCATCTAATTCTCCAGATGTGTAGGGGTAACTGATAGACTGGTGGAGTCTCTGTGCACTGTAGTGTCTTCTACATCAGCTGTTACAGAGGAGTCTAGTCTAATTGTCTAGTCTAAGGTCGCTCATGGAGTAACGCTGTCACATGGGGAgcaatgagcatgtgtgtgtgtgtttatctttctCAGGTCAAAAGGGAAATGTAGGGTTAAGCGGCCCAGCAGGATTTGCAGGACCAAAAGGACTTCAAGGATGTCCTGGTGAGGCTTTGCAAAACTATAATAGCCAGaaaaagggcttttttttttggtgggagacaatttaatgtattttgaatACAAGTTCAATatataatctaatctaaaatttGGAAAGTAGCTAAGCAATTTTGCTTTGCATGTTGGTCCGGACTGATAttgaaatgaatatttttagttCCTATAAGAGTTTTGatgtagaaattaattaaataaaatgtgtcatGGGCATAGAACGAGATTAATACAAGAAAGAACAAGAAGCACATGCAAGTCTCCAGCAAGGGGGTCAGTACTGTGCCAAAGTGCACCTGTCTATGCTCGTTGGGACAGAATCAAAACTAGCTGATGCAGTAAATGTTTGTCCTTATTGTTCTGTTCAGGTGTGAAAGGCCCTGATATGGTGTACCAATTAAAAGCTCACCCTGGAGATCCAGGTCCACCTGGGCAGCAAGGAGGAATAGGAGGTGTTGGACCAGACGGGCCAGTCGGACCCTCTGGGCTAAAAGGTCTCCAcaggacagcacacacaaaaaggagCATACTGTATCCACATACATTCACAAAGAcaccacacaaatacacacacaccagcgaaGCGAGGTGTGTACACACGTTCAGGACAGGAGCGTTCAGAGCATTCCTGCTCTGTCACCAAGACCATGTGAAGAATAAAAACATCATCATCAATGTCTGTCCCATTTCCATGCAGGGAAAAAAGGTCCTGAAGGGGCCAGCGGCCAAGCTGGCAGCCCTGGGGTCCCTGGACCATCTGGTGAAAAAGGCAGCAGAGGTTTACCAGGGCTATCAGGTAAGCATTGAGGTCTAGCCTATCTTGAGAGACCAGCGTTTAGTGCATATGTTTG includes the following:
- the LOC113588978 gene encoding collagen alpha-1(III) chain-like, encoding MKGDKGESCTFGTGPPGASGPLGYPGIPGEPGPRGLSEFSKRVGPKGPKGESGVQGPVGAHGQHGETGQKGELCTFCHLPELVVGPKGPHGVPGEPGVQGINGQHGIKGHQGHKGSVGPPGPRGHSGYPGTPGVQGLKGDTGYMEGPGKKGNTGDPGCKGSSGHSGRDGRPGAPGHRGPMGEKGYPGPFGTKGDGGFTGVDGFPGPPGPIGGMGPPGLGPEGAPGEKGISGIEGPIGNPGEQGAKGEPGEVHSIPGDPGPPGRKGPQGPKGLQGPLGDWGLPGFPGHCGEKGERGVSQPGEEGPTGPRGEKGVPGPPGPSSTGSKGRPGPPGPPGMPGLKGRLVDQGPQGMMGHLVLLETQVALEPKDHVGNQGELETQAVKRGVQGDPGLSGQGLPGSEGPCGEPGCKGEPGRFGPCGLKGMRGRDGIPGIPGHRGDQGPPGRSGPSGPPGHPGLPGRPGPKGVMGADGASGYRGIQGDVGAPGEPGHKGKTIQNHSPGDPGVSGISGGTGPTGSKGDVGDPGPVGNSGKNGVPGLPGPQGHKGLPGVKGPRGPPGYPGPKGLKGMKGEPSSPGPGSTGYAGEKGEQGSQGSTGQKGEKGSCGPPGGLGPDGSSGARGGKGPPGTPGHQGLPGDKGYDGPPGPPGFPGLKGPPGSPGPAGVPGPPGYKGNQGRDGIPGPPGGQGEAGAPGYGSFGPNGEKGAKGPVGEPGYDGDIGPPAECGPAGDRGPTGPQGPPGLPGKPGLNGRCVEGPKGHQGGIAPPGEPGCPGQRGPPGPCSPGWKGDKGHNGAVGQDGPPGVRGDIGLLGVSVST